A genomic segment from Fuerstiella sp. encodes:
- the rnc gene encoding ribonuclease III, translating to MSTDLSSSEQVIRQMKLCEERIGYEFRSQTLLQQSMTHSSCASSRLDCNERLEFLGDAILGMVICRYLYEQFPDRREGQLTQQKSSLVSRTTCARVARRLGAADLILVGRGLQAIPESIDAALVESLIAAIYLDGGIEAATAFILRSFDEELKICTSGEPENYKSILQEETQRRRSIGPTYVVVDQRGPDHAREYCSVVEFDGRQFESAWGRTKKEAEQKAAMNALQIINPELLVVDPD from the coding sequence CATCGGTTACGAGTTTCGCAGTCAGACACTGCTGCAACAGTCAATGACTCACAGTTCCTGTGCGTCATCCCGACTGGATTGCAATGAACGCCTTGAATTCCTGGGTGATGCAATACTGGGAATGGTGATTTGTCGTTATCTGTATGAACAGTTTCCGGATCGACGTGAGGGACAGTTGACTCAGCAAAAATCAAGCCTGGTCAGCCGAACAACCTGTGCACGTGTGGCCCGTCGGTTGGGGGCAGCGGATCTGATTCTGGTGGGACGCGGACTCCAGGCAATTCCGGAATCCATTGATGCTGCTCTGGTCGAATCGCTGATTGCAGCAATCTACCTGGATGGCGGTATTGAGGCGGCTACAGCCTTTATCCTGAGGAGTTTTGACGAAGAGCTAAAAATTTGTACCAGCGGTGAGCCGGAGAATTACAAGAGTATATTGCAGGAAGAAACTCAGCGCAGACGCAGCATCGGGCCCACATATGTGGTCGTCGATCAGCGGGGGCCGGATCATGCACGGGAATACTGTAGTGTTGTTGAGTTCGACGGCCGGCAATTTGAGTCAGCCTGGGGACGAACCAAGAAGGAAGCAGAACAGAAAGCTGCCATGAATGCGTTACAGATAATCAATCCTGAGTTGCTGGTGGTGGATCCGGATTGA